In Lathyrus oleraceus cultivar Zhongwan6 chromosome 2, CAAS_Psat_ZW6_1.0, whole genome shotgun sequence, the DNA window ttccatcatattcctagggAGGAAAATCAGCTAGTCGATGCATTGGCTACTTTGTCATCTATGTTCAAGGTTAAGTGGGCGGATGAAGCACCTGCTATTACAATTCAACAtctagatgaaccagcatactgcTTAGCGGTAGAAGTTGAGACTGATGGCAAGCCTTGGTTTTATGTCATTAAGCGATATCTTGAGAAATACGAGTATCCAAATGACGTCTTCATCACAGACAAGAAGACCTTGAGGAAGTTATCATCCAATTTCTTTCTAAGTGGTGGTGTGTtatacaaaagaaactttgacCTATTTCTGCTCAGATacatggatagacacgaagcaggcctaCTCATCAAAGAAATATATGAAGGTTCTTTCAAAATTCATGCAAACGaacatgcaatggcgaagaaaatcCTTAAAGCTGGTTACTATGGGTTGATGATGTAAACAGACTATTAGCACTATGCtaagaagtgccacaagtgtcaaatttatgctgacaaggtgcatgtGTCATCTACCCCTTTGAACGTCTTGTCTGCTCCATGGCCATTCTTAATGTGGGACATAGACGTGTTTGGTATGATTGAGCTAAAAGATGCAAATGAACATCGATTTATTATGGTTGacattgactacttcaccaaatgggtaggATTTGTTTCTTATTCGAACGTGGCGAAGCAAGTAGTCACCTAGTTTATCAAGATGGAGATAATTTGTTGTTATGGGACTCCTAGCAAGATTATCattgataatggatcaaatctaaataataatatgatgaaggagttatgcgagagtttcaagattgaacatcataactcatCACCTTATAGGCCAAAGATGAACGACATTATAGAGGCAGttaacaagaatatcaagaagatcattcagaagatggtgaaGACTTACAAAGACTGGCACAAAATGCTATCTTTTGCTTTGCACGGATACCGAACAGATGttcacacttcaacaggggaaacccttttctctctagtctatggcatggaggttgtgtTACCTATAGAAGTTGAGATCCCCTTTTTGAGAGTCTTGATGAAGATTGAATTAAAGGAAGCAGAATGGATTCAAACCAGATTTGACCAACTCAATCTAATCAAAGAAAAAAGACTGACAACATTGTGCCTCAGCCAGTTATATCAGAAGAGGCTCAAGCGGGTATTTGACAAGAAGGTCTGACCTCGAGAATTCAGTGTAGGAGAACTGGTTCCAAAGAAGATAATCTCCCTTCATAAGGATTCACGTGGAAAGTGGATTCCCAACTACGAATGACCATATatggtgaagaaagctttctctggTAGAGCTTTCTTCTCAGAACATTGATGGAGAAGAATTGATGCACCCTGTCAATTCTGATGTTGGCAGAAAGTATTATGCCTAAGAAAAAGAGATGGATAATAAAAGctctctaagttgaaaactcgaaaaggcggcttaggcaaaaatgagcgtccCGGTGAAgtgaaaactcgaaagggcgactcaggaaaaaaattagggataaataaaaaaattaattctagtaagtcgaaaacccgaaagggaggcttaaGAAAAAAAGGGTAAAATCTCCCGGTGAACTGAAATTATTAGGAGAGGTCCATGCGAAAGTTAGGGAATAATCAAAAGGCATAATACTGCAGCAACACAAGTCAGCACTACAAGAAACCTCAGATGGAATGGAACAACCCAATCACCATCTCCAGAAGTAAAGTAATGAGAACTAGAGGACATAGGGGAAAATAACAAATGTTGTATTTCAATGGAAATTCAGTTAAATTTTCTTTGTCatttactttctttctttctctgTAATCTCCTCTTAAATGGATTTACATCTTCATGTATCCCATGTATAAGTTATTATTCTCATCAAATAAAATCGTTTAGTTAAACGTTGCTTCACCAATTAATTATGTTTTTTCTGCTTGTTTACTTAATGTCACTTTTTATTCTTGATAAGATGAAAACATTAAAACAGTGGAAACGCCAAAGCTTTTCAAAACTTTAAAttgtttgatttttgaaaatgtcAAAGGAATATTTGTTGGTTTACAACGATGCATCCATGTCCACCAGACGTGGGGAATTTACTTGATCATCGTGATTTAAAGAAAGTTTGAAGTGACTATTCTTCCATAAACAAGAGTCCCCACTGAAGCCCTCCAGGCGGCAGAGCATAAATCTGAGTTTTGCAAACTATTTTCATGGTGTCAAAACTATTCAAGACAAGTGCGTTGGGGAATAAGACCTTGGTATCCACTAAATCCATAATTCAGtaaattcatgcattcattttctTTCTTGCATATAATTTATAAAATAGATCATTCAAAAACCTAAGTCGGATTCAGCAACCTCTCAGGGAAGTTCAGTATAATCCTTAGAAGACCAAGAATCAAGAGGTGTTCTTAAGAGTAGGAAAATTCTTTTCTTTAGTATAAGTTTCTTTCAGAAGTCGATCATTGTTAGTGATGATTCTCAAGGTGAGTTTCTTACCCAACAACATGATTGATAATCTCGCATTTGAACTCTAATGTCAATGAAATTTCTGGTTGGTTTCCTCAGTAGATATCTCCCCATAGAGTTTCCCCTATAATTTTCTCCAGCAAAACTTCATGAACTCCCCAGGCGAGTTTCATACCAGCAGGATTCCTCAAGAAAGGTATCCCATGCAGCACTATCCTCAACAAGTCTCTTTGAAGTAGTTGTCTAAGATGGACATCTCTTCACGAGATAGTAATCTTCCTAGTGAATCTGATGGATAGGAGTAGCCTAGCATACCAGCTTTAGTTAATGATTCTTAGCACATCTCCAACGATTCTCTTGTGTTTTATTTCCCAGAGAGTCTCTTGTATTCCTCAATAGTTTACTTCAGTCAATCCCCAGTAGAGTTAGTATTCCTTACTGATCCACTATCCAAAGAAGCATTGGGTTGGACTATTCAGTATGGTAGTTAAGAGTAATGCTAGGCCTTTTGGATAGCATTGGCCTTTCATCCCTAGCAAGTCTCTAGGATCTTTTTATTCCTCAGAGGAGTCTCTTGTCAGCCAAGAGCGGCTGAATATATAGTTATTCTTTAAAGAAAGTCTTTTTTTATTACTAAGCAGTTTTTCTTCAACCAAGAACAGTTGAACAGTTACTTTGTAACAAATCCATCCCTAGAGATTCACTATCAGTCAAGAGTGTAACACCCggataaaatatgataattatttaatttaagttaaaTAGTATATTATaatgataatatgaatgagagggtattatttttcaaaataaaagataaacccttcatatatattattattagtatatttattaatttaattaaataattggaatattattggattattattattggaataataaagttggaattggaacgatttttggaatcagtaaagagtcccgtttagtaaaaaggtttttacacgtgaaaacagagaagcgactaaaaagtggaaaaagggcaaaaaggaagagcaagagaaaaagggttgaagaagggaaaagcttgaagttaaaggatttgccggattaactcaggtaaggggggtttatcatcgtttaatgggtattatgggttaacatgtaatgggtagtaataagccattgaatcgactctaatcaggatgatgaatgttgcaaattgtgaacttacggatgaatgagatatgggtttataattggagaaaattcgtaggaattagatgtaataaggttagaaattgtgaaattgaatgggtatgatctgtgttagatgatatgaacgaatgctgtgtaaaaattggactgtgggaggttggat includes these proteins:
- the LOC127122502 gene encoding uncharacterized protein LOC127122502, producing the protein MEEYEACILGIKAYTDLRIKILKMYRDSTPAIYQIKEYWETHHSNLVPYREHILKLIPYFDKITFHHIPREENQLVDALATLSSMFKVKWADEAPAITIQHLDEPAYCLAVEVETDGKPWFYVIKRYLEKYEYPNDVFITDKKTLRKLSSNFFLSGGVLYKRNFDLFLLRYMDRHEAGLLIKEIYEGSFKIHANEHAMAKKILKAGYYGLMM